From one Dermacentor silvarum isolate Dsil-2018 chromosome 3, BIME_Dsil_1.4, whole genome shotgun sequence genomic stretch:
- the LOC125943785 gene encoding uncharacterized protein LOC125943785: MDPTRRRGPYKKYLRVAGERLPRETLRRWEASATTSSGSATAPAINSVDEAGPPALVDSDFSSPLPSGSDLDDLSCSDVDVASSEQDTSSDTDGSSETDNDPTEPVDSDTSEGVNNSGSPLFLGSPFTNVQACLVIMTLFFKFRLTRECLGQILFIFSALLPPCNTLPSTTFKFFKLFSQFQKGTGFESHFFCSNCHVYLEETTMTCPSCSQDCQSKGTFLQVRLAETLRSFLEQDRIYKYFVSTERTPGEPITDIVDGFLYQEQVDSTSRFNFSLLWNTDGVQVFKSSVKSLWPVHCVIPELPPLLRKKFQILTLLWFSTKPLMNTFLRPFCSELQDLASHGLTWRHPETGKTMVSYIKAPVSSVDAVARAMLQRIRQFNGSFGCSFCEHPGKSCPLPRKGHVHIYPPGRSHTLRNGNRMRRQAVEATRKGHAVKGVIGPTILSLIPSFDCSSGFIVDYMHCVLLGVVRSFLCLWLDSKHHGQPWYLGRKAGAIDERLLSVKPPDYITRTPRSVKHRCYWKASELRAWLLFYSFPVLCNILPPVYMQHFILLIGAIHMLLSESVSHEEIDLSEKLLLKFVDGVKDLYGERFCSFNVHQLTHIALSVRNWGPLWSTSAFLFENRNGQLLRLIKGTQAVEKQLASLVGVSDGLSVLQNQVAPLSPTDFLLRKIENVHFTRQSTHNAVLYHGRPCKAGHAVMNALTSFFTDTSDLAIYRKVTVGSNTFCSKLCTRQIRRNSYTVMYIVDEEKFFASIHAFVEHAGHLYLVVNKFLEQDVHCRHEETGFSVRHIVAVVPRNDLAVIPAPNVMVKCIQVLDSVCISPNSYEMNL; this comes from the exons ATGGACCCCACTAGGAGGCGGGGACCGTACAAAAAATACTTGCGGGTCGCAGGAGAACGA CTTCCTCGAGAAACGTTGCGACGCTGGGAAGCCTCAGCTACCACATCCAGTGGAAGTGCCACTGCGCCTGCCATCAACAGTGTGGATGAAGCTGGGCCCCCTGCATTGGTGGACAGTGACTTTTCTTCACCTTTGCCATCTGGCAGTGACTTGGATGACTTGAGCTGCTCCGATGTTGACGTAGCCAGCTCTGAGCAGGACACCAGCTCTGATACAGATGGAAGCTCGGAGACTGATAATGACCCCACAGAACCAGTCGATTCAGATACATCTGAGGGAGTCAACAACAGTGGGTCTCCGCTTTTTCTAGGAAGTCCATTCACAAATGTTCAAGCATGTCTTGTTATTATGACTTTGTTTTTCAAGTTTCGGTTGACAAGGGAATGTCTTGGCCAAATCTTGTTCATATTTTCCGCACTTCTGCCTCCATGCAATACTCTGCCATCAACTACATTCAAATTCTTCAAGTTATTCTCGCAATTCCAGAAAGGCACAGGCTTCGAAAGCCACTTTTTCTGTTCAAATTGTCATGTGTACTTGGAAGAAACAACTATGACCTGTCCGAGCTGCTCCCAGGACTGCCAGAGCAAAGGAACTTTTTTGCAGGTGAGGTTGGCTGAGACTTTGCGATCATTCCTTGAGCAGGATAGAATTTACAAATATTttgtcagcacagaaagaacCCCTGGTGAGCCGATTACAGACATTGTTGATGGTTTTTTGTACCAAGAACAAGTTGATTCCACATCAAGATTTAATTTTTCACTTCTGTGGAACACTGATGGTGTGCAAGTGTTTAAGAGCTCCGTAAAGTCCCTCTGGCCTGTTCACTGTGTGATTCCGGAGCTGCCACCTCTCCTTCGAAAAAAGTTTCAAATCTTAACTCTCTTGTGGTTTTCCACAAAGCCACTGATGAATACATTTTTGAGACCTTTCTGCTCAGAGCTGCAGGATCTCGCCAGCCATGGCCTCACATGGCGGCACCCTGAAACAGGCAAGACCATGGTGTCGTATATTAAAGCTCCAGTATCATCTGTGGATGCTGTTGCACGGGCAATGCTGCAGAGAATAAGGCAGTTTAATGGTTCCTTTGGGTGCTCGTTCTGTGAACACCCAGGGAAGTCCTGTCCTTTGCCAAGGAAAGGGCATGTCCATATATATCCCCCTGGAAGAAGTCACACACTAAGGAATGGCAACAGGATGAGACGGCAGGCTGTAGAAGCAACCAGGAAAGGACACGCAGTAAAGGGTGTAATAGGTCCAACCATTCTCAGCCTAATACCATCCTTTGACTGTAGTAGTGGCTTTATTGTCGACTACATGCATTGTGTCCTCCTAGGTGTTGTTAGATCATTTCTCTGTCTGTGGCTTGACTCGAAGCATCATGGACAGCCGTGGTACTTGGGGCGGAAGGCAGGTGCGATTGATGAAAGGCTCCTTTCAGTTAAGCCACCGGATTATATTACACGAACACCTCGCTCTGTCAAACATCGTTGCTATTGGAAGGCCAGTGAGTTGCGTGCCTGGCTCTTATTTTATTCTTTCCCTGTGTTGTGCAACATTCTTCCACCTGTCTACATGCAACATTTCATTCTCCTCATTGGTGCAATCCACATGTTGCTATCTGAATCAGTGTCTCATGAAGAAATTGATCTCTCAGAAAAATTGCTATTGAAGTTTGTTGATGGTGTTAAAGACCTTTACGGAGAGAGATTTTGTTCATTTAACGTGCACCAGTTAACACATATTGCCTTGTCTGTGAGAAATTGGGGACCTCTTTGGTCAACATCAGCATTCTTGTTTGAAAATAGAAACGGGCAGTTGCTGCGCCTTATTAAGGGAACTCAAGCTGTTGAAAAGCAATTGGCTAGCTTGGTTGGCGTTAGCGATGGACTAAGTGTTCTGCAGAATCAAGTAGCACCCCTTTCTCCCACTGATTTTCTATTACGCAAGATAGAGAATGTGCATTTCACAAGGCAGTCAACCCACAATGCTGTTTTATACCATGGTCGGCCATGTAAAGCAGGCCATGCTGTAATGAATGCATTAACTTCTTTTTTCACGGATACAAGTGACTTGGCTATTTACAGGAAGGTAACTGTAGGCTCCAACACATTTTGTTCTAAACTGTGTACAAGGCAGATACGTAGGAACAGTTACACAGTAATGTACATAGTTGATGAAGAGAAGTTTTTTGCTTCAATTCATGCTTTCGTTGAGCATGCTGGGCACCTGTACCTAGTTGTCAATAAATTTTTGGAGCAAGATGTGCATTGCAGGCATGAAGAGACTGGATTTTCAGTTCGCCATATTGTTGCTGTTGTGCCTCGTAATGACCTTGCAGTAATTCCCGCTCCTAATGTGATGGTGAAATGCATACAAGTTTTGGACTCGGTGTGCATTTCCCCTAATTCCTATGAAATGAACCTGTAG